A region of Numenius arquata chromosome 25, bNumArq3.hap1.1, whole genome shotgun sequence DNA encodes the following proteins:
- the MOB3A gene encoding MOB kinase activator 3A: MSHALKQVFNKDKTFRPKRKFEPGTQRFELHKKAQASLNAGLDLKVAVQLPPGEEQNDWVAVHVVDFFNRINLIYGTISDYCTEQSCPVMSGGPKYEYRWQDEHKYRKPTALSAPQYMNLLMDWIEVQINNEDIFPTNVGTPFPKNFLPVVKKILSRLFRVFVHVYIHHFDRITQMGSEAHVNTCYKHFYYFVKEFNLIDTKELEPLKEMTSRMCH, from the exons atgtcCCATGCTTTAAAGCAAGTGTTCAATAAAGACAAAACCTTCCGGCCCAAGCGCAAGTTTGAGCCGGGGACTCAGCGGTTTGAGCTGCACAAGAAGGCTCAAGCCTCACTCAACGCTGGCCTGGACTTGAAAGTTGCCGTCCAGCTGCCGCCGGGCGAGGAGCAGAACGACTGGGTGGCCGTGCACGTGGTGGACTTCTTCAACCGCATCAACCTGATCTACGGCACCATCAGTGACTATTGCACGGAGCAGTCCTGCCCCGTCATGTCGGGGGGACCCAAGTACGAGTACCGATGGCAGGACGAGCACAAGTACCGCAAGCCCACGGCCCTGTCCGCTCCCCAGTACATGAACCTCCTGATGGACTGGATTGAGGTACAGATCAACAACGAGGACATCTTTCCCACTAATGTTG GTACTCCCTTCCCCAAGAACTTCCTCCCAGTGGTGAAGAAGATTCTCTCAAGGCTCTTCCGGGTCTTTGTCCATGTCTACATCCACCATTTCGACAGGATCACCCAGATGGGGTCAGAAGCCCACGTGAACACCTGCTACAAGCACTTTTACTACTTTGTGAAAGAGTTCAATCTCATAGACACCAAGGAGCTGGAACCACTG AAGGAAATGACCTCCCGGATGTGCCACTGA